From the genome of Deinococcus sp. AJ005, one region includes:
- a CDS encoding phage holin family protein: MGFILRLLVNALALYLLTQVYSGVFFAGGTGVGSVLIAALVMGIVNALIRPVLLLLSLPLTLLTLGLFTLVVNGVVLLLVAAVTALDTAGFGAAIVGALILTIISWLLDSLVGVLGLDGKRD, translated from the coding sequence ATGGGATTTATTCTTCGGCTTCTGGTCAATGCGCTGGCGCTGTATCTGCTGACTCAGGTGTATTCGGGCGTGTTCTTCGCGGGCGGTACGGGCGTGGGCAGCGTCCTGATCGCTGCGCTGGTCATGGGCATCGTCAACGCGCTGATCCGCCCCGTGTTGCTGCTGCTCTCGCTGCCGCTGACGCTGCTTACGCTGGGGCTGTTCACGCTGGTGGTCAACGGGGTGGTGCTGCTGCTGGTGGCGGCGGTCACGGCGCTGGATACGGCGGGCTTCGGCGCGGCCATCGTGGGCGCATTGATTCTGACCATCATTTCCTGGCTGCTGGACTCGCTGGTGGGTGTGCTGGGTCTGGACGGAAAACGTGACTGA
- the panC gene encoding pantoate--beta-alanine ligase yields the protein MTVTETASQVRPQVVRSPEDLRAALAGRGRVGLVPTMGYLHDGHATLMRRAREVCDVLVVSIFVNPLQFGPSEDLAAYPRDLERDLGVVAGAGVDVVFMPDVETMYPPRFDTRVVVSGVSEGLDGASRPGHFVGVATVVLKLLNLVRPDVAFFGEKDWQQLAVLRQMVRDLNVPVEVVGLPTVRAGSGLALSSRNSYLTAEQQARAAVLSRALMAVQAAYASGERSALKLRQAGLDVLAQDPEVALDYLSVVGRDIEEREVVDNGPMTRVLVAARMFGVRLIDNMPLVFGEPDSA from the coding sequence TTGACCGTGACTGAAACGGCCTCGCAGGTCAGACCACAGGTGGTCAGGTCCCCAGAAGACCTGCGCGCCGCGCTGGCCGGGCGGGGCCGCGTAGGACTGGTGCCCACGATGGGCTACCTGCACGACGGCCACGCCACCCTGATGCGCCGCGCCCGCGAGGTTTGCGACGTGCTGGTGGTCAGCATCTTTGTCAACCCGCTGCAATTCGGCCCCAGCGAGGATCTGGCCGCCTACCCCCGCGATCTGGAACGCGATCTGGGCGTGGTGGCAGGGGCCGGGGTGGACGTGGTGTTCATGCCGGATGTGGAGACGATGTACCCGCCCCGCTTCGACACCCGCGTGGTGGTCTCCGGCGTCAGCGAGGGGCTGGACGGTGCCTCGCGGCCCGGTCATTTCGTGGGCGTGGCTACTGTGGTCCTCAAGCTGCTGAATCTGGTGCGCCCGGACGTGGCTTTTTTTGGCGAGAAGGACTGGCAGCAACTGGCCGTGCTGCGCCAGATGGTCCGCGATCTGAATGTGCCAGTGGAGGTGGTGGGCCTGCCCACTGTTCGCGCCGGATCTGGGCTGGCCCTCAGCAGTCGCAACAGCTACCTGACCGCAGAGCAGCAGGCACGGGCTGCCGTACTGTCGCGCGCCCTGATGGCGGTACAGGCCGCCTACGCCAGTGGCGAGAGGTCAGCCCTGAAGCTGCGTCAGGCCGGGCTGGACGTGCTGGCCCAGGACCCGGAGGTGGCACTGGATTACCTGAGCGTTGTGGGCCGTGACATAGAAGAAAGAGAAGTTGTGGACAATGGTCCCATGACCCGTGTTCTGGTGGCTGCCCGCATGTTCGGCGTCCGGCTGATCGACAACATGCCCCTCGTTTTCGGGGAGCCTGATTCCGCATGA